A genomic region of Bradyrhizobium sp. ORS 278 contains the following coding sequences:
- a CDS encoding pitrilysin family protein gives MGVEVTKLPTGLTVVTDTMPHLETAALGVWAGVGGRDEKPDEHGISHLLEHMAFKGTTTRSAREIVEAIEAVGGDLNAGTSTETTAYYARVLKADVPLALDVLSDILANPSFVPEELEREKNVIVQEIGAAQDTPDDVVFEHLNELCFPDQPMGRSLLGTAKTLEAFDRDKLHGYLSTHYRGPDMVVAAAGAVDHHRVVEDVSRRFASFNGGEGPKPQPAAFGKGGSRVVHRDLEQAHLTLALEGVPQADPSLFSLQVFTNILGGGMSSRLFQEVRENRGLCYSVYTFHAPYSDTGFFGLYTGTDPADAPEMMEVVVDIIGNAVETLSEAEVARAKAQMKAGLLMALESCSARAEQLARHILAYGRPQTLQEMVAKIEAVSVESTRDAARALLARSKPAVVALGSGRGLDTAVTFAEGLAGPKSKAQLH, from the coding sequence ATGGGTGTGGAAGTCACGAAGCTGCCGACCGGACTGACCGTCGTCACCGACACGATGCCGCATCTGGAGACCGCCGCGCTCGGCGTCTGGGCCGGCGTCGGCGGCCGCGACGAGAAGCCGGACGAGCATGGCATCTCGCATCTGCTCGAGCACATGGCCTTCAAGGGCACGACGACGCGCAGCGCGCGCGAGATTGTCGAGGCGATCGAGGCCGTCGGCGGTGACCTCAATGCCGGCACCTCGACCGAGACCACGGCCTATTACGCCCGCGTGCTGAAGGCCGACGTGCCGCTGGCGCTCGACGTGCTCTCGGACATCCTCGCCAACCCGTCCTTCGTGCCGGAGGAGCTGGAGCGCGAGAAGAACGTCATCGTGCAGGAGATCGGCGCCGCGCAGGACACGCCCGACGACGTCGTGTTCGAGCATCTCAACGAACTGTGCTTCCCGGACCAGCCGATGGGGCGCTCGCTGCTCGGCACCGCCAAGACGCTCGAGGCATTCGATCGCGACAAGCTGCACGGCTATCTGTCGACGCATTATCGCGGGCCCGACATGGTCGTCGCCGCCGCCGGCGCCGTCGATCATCATCGCGTGGTCGAGGATGTGAGCAGGCGATTCGCCAGTTTCAACGGCGGCGAGGGGCCGAAGCCGCAGCCGGCGGCGTTCGGCAAGGGCGGCTCGCGGGTCGTGCATCGCGACCTTGAGCAGGCGCATCTGACCTTGGCGCTCGAGGGCGTGCCGCAGGCCGACCCGTCACTGTTCTCGCTGCAGGTGTTCACCAACATCCTCGGCGGCGGCATGTCGTCCCGGCTGTTCCAAGAGGTGCGCGAGAACCGCGGGCTCTGCTACTCCGTCTACACGTTCCACGCGCCCTACAGCGACACCGGCTTCTTCGGGCTCTACACCGGCACCGATCCGGCCGACGCGCCCGAGATGATGGAGGTCGTGGTCGACATCATCGGCAATGCGGTGGAGACGCTGAGCGAGGCCGAGGTCGCCCGCGCCAAGGCGCAGATGAAGGCGGGGCTGCTGATGGCGCTGGAAAGCTGCAGCGCCCGCGCCGAGCAGCTCGCCCGCCATATTCTGGCTTACGGCCGGCCTCAGACCTTGCAGGAGATGGTCGCCAAGATCGAGGCCGTCAGCGTCGAGAGCACGCGCGATGCGGCGCGTGCGCTCCTCGCACGCAGCAAGCCGGCGGTGGTCGCGCTCGGCAGCGGCAGGGGTCTGGACACGGCGGTGACTTTCGCCGAAGGTCTCGCCGGGCCGAAATCCAAGGCTCAGCTGCATTGA